Below is a genomic region from Ostrea edulis chromosome 10, xbOstEdul1.1, whole genome shotgun sequence.
tatgaattttaattGACATTGAGGTTGTTCGTCATTTTTATAATGGATGACCATATCTACGCGACATAGATcttgatcaaaatattttttttaattccgcTTACTGAAATGACCTATTTCTGTATAAGAAGCTGCATCGAACAATGGTATTTTTGTAGATGTTAATGTTTGCTGTCAAGTTTTTtacatctataaaattaatACCTCTGCTTCGTTGATCCCTGCCATAAGTAACGACTATATAAGCATCCAAAACAGAACGTAGATATATAGCTACCTCCAGTGCAGTCATTGCGTCAACGTATTGGTTAAGGTAAGAAAATACCGTTGTTTTCCTTGCACTGcatattaaaaaatcattttaggTCTAGTCGCATTGTAAGAACAGTTTGTGTGATGAATCCGTTGTCAGCTTAAATTTCTGATCATGTAACCTCTAGCATGCTACTTTAAAATTTATCTCTCCTATCAGTTATCCCAATGCATTTTATATTATATCTACTTTTACTTGTTTTCAGAATTTAGTATTATACGCTACGAACTGATACAGTGCTGCAGAATGAAGAAATTTCTTGTTTTTCTGATCATCGGCCTAATTTTGGTGGAAACCTTTGCCAGTGAGttaattattttcttctttctctGTAGAAAGTTGAGTAAGGGACCTTGGGGTATGTACATGGACATTAATCCCTGTTAAACGTCACCCCATTCATAAAAATCACATTTTTTTCTCAGtgaatatatagtaaaataGGTACAATCGTAATGAAATCAGAAGTCCGAAGCTGGGAGAACGTCTATTATTTTATCCAAGAAGTTGAATTTCTTGATGTGagaaatttaaatttcaaactttatatTCAAGTTCCTGTAGAAAATATTCTTGGAATTCGTAATTGACAACTTCATTTATCTGCTTCGTGTAAGATCATTTAGTTCTTCATCGGTTAAAAAGACTGACTCTCCATATTTGTTGGAGTGTATTTtaggtttttgattttaattttatctCTAGGTCGAAGTGGTGGCAATGGAGATGATGACGACAAGAGTAACAAAAATGGCGATGATGACAAAGATAATGGAGGTGGCAGTAATAAGGGAGGTGGCAGTAATAAGAGAGGTGGCAGTAATAAGGGAGATCGTCGAAGGAGAAGCGCAGATGATGACTCTAGCAGTAAGGAGAACGGATATGGTGGAGGAGGACGATAGAGGAATTGGATTCACTATAGAGAAGAATGCtggaaatgaaaagaaaatcactCATGCGTTAACCTTAAGATAAACCCTTTTCCTTAAATTCACAAAGCTTATTACTGATGTACATCACTGCACGGTATTGCTATAATAAGTTCATTGTAATTAATAGAGTTTTATGTAAATGCGGtttcctttttaaaaaccttGTTGTGAATCGGTTTACAACTCTAGCTTATCTATGTAGTATCTCTTTGTAGTTCATAATGTACGTATGGATAGAATGTGAATTACTGTTATGCTAACGGAACCCACGTGGCTCTTACAGTTGTCAATTTCGCTTTACCACTGACGTACTagctttttaaaatgtaaaattgtctgTATGTTTTAGACTGTGCATATTTCTTGTAGAACAGATATTTATTGATTTAGTTGTTTTACAACATCAACATTAGACAAAATACAGCAAATCATAAATTCCAGAGTGTCGTTATTTATTCTATAGGTGACAATAGCTGAATAACACTATTCCCCATACACCCGCTGTGTTCACTACAGAGGAAGGCACCTATATCAAGCCGTTTTACTAATTATTCagaaaagaaaataatactactttaaagaaaaaaatctgattttgaaaattatatctTTGGAAAAAGAGGTATCTCTTTAACTTAAGATATATATTTCACTTAGTGGAATATCTCTTTTTGAGAGATATCTATTTCACTTAGTgagatatctcttgaactgAAAGGGATATCTACATGGAAAAAGGATTCGCGGCAGGTGTGACTGATCGATAgttgatgcttactcctcctaggcacctgaccccacatTTGGAGTATCTagagatccgtgtttgcccaactcactattttgtattgcgtattggatttgtgagattgatcactgttcgttttcttcaccatTCACAAAAGAGACATCTGTCTAAGCTAAACAGATATTTTCCATACATATTTCAATTCTAGTCGAATATATACGGAATTCTCCCAGAATTGTCCGACATAGATGACGATTTTGAAGTGAACACAGGTATTGCTAAATATGAATTGTAACTGAATTCATATCACTTTTTCAACGCAACATCTTTTGTTGTTAATTGTAGTCTCCCCTTCATTGTTCTTGCTTGTTTATTGTCTAATGTTTCAAAAGGCGCTCGAAGTAATGCTGATACTTTGTCAAGAATATCGTTAAAAGGTCTACTTGATAGATGTCATTGTTTTAAATGACATTGTCTTGATTTTATTAGAATTATCGCTCTTTGTTTGCTCTAGAACGGTATTTCCAAATCTGTATCTCGTGTCAAATCTTGAAGAGGGAGGAGGCATTAGTCCAATTATGACATGTCTACAATGTAGGTATCTTTAGCTACTGAAATTCTgtgaatatcaaacaaaaggTTTTTGTCTCTGCCTAATCACTCAGTTCACACCAATTCCAAGCTTCATGGTTGGGTAACCGTGCCATTATATCTTTAATTATCAAACCAAATATTATCAATGATTGGTAACACCCAAGGGCAAGGCGTAATGATATTCAAACACAATTTGTCAGTCATCAAAAATTGGCATTGGACCTTCagtataaatagatacataaaaGAATGAACGAACTGCGCTCCTTCGTTATCTGACATTTTTTTAATCTTCGTATGCAGATTtgttcaaaagcttctacatgagaagaaaaaaacctcTTCATGCAGCCTTgaacttgacatttagatatatcgacgacgcttTATCGATATGaagataatcattttcattcatatgtcgattcggtatgtccccgtgaactcgaaataagatACCAAAGTCCTCCATAACTGCTTCttacttagatgttttattgaaataaaatatcagtggaaactaacaaatcaactttaCGATTaactggatgatttcagtttctcagTCGTCatacttccaatatttatgtagcaatattccattatcacctgcatatggtgttaatattCCTCAATCTATTCGATACATGAGAGCTTGCTCTGCATATCATCATTTTTAAATCgtgcaggctactgacaaacaatttcatgatacagggatttcaggagttttgtttaaagtgaacatttcgcgaattctatgatcgttataataaTCTAATTTGCCAAACGGCCTATcgttggatcaaatgctgtctgagttGCTTCATGTCAGTTGTTAGACTCTCCTTGGTAGGTCGTTCTTGGAACAATTGTTTTGACTATGAAGGACTCCATTTATATTGTCAATATATTGGGTTCGCGTGTGACCAGTCAActagggatgcttactccatcTGGACACCTCATCCCTCCTCTGTaatttccaggggtccgtgtttgcccaactttggttttttttgtattccttaaaggagttatgggattgatctgTATAATAATTCACCTTTCTCATCAAGACAAGAGATACGAGATTTGTCTTTAAATTAGTGATATTGTATTTTCTGGAAAAAACAATAGTCTTGGCATAGCTACTTTTATCTACAGGGGGACAGAGCAGATGCAGGGAGAGTCGTTTTTCAGCTATTGTTATCTACATAAATCAATAATTTAACAGTCTCAATTTTATAATTCGCTGTATTTTGTCCATATATTGCATTATATTgatgtttaaaacaaataaatcaatAGATATCTGTTCTAGAACAAATATACACAGTCTCAAATATACAGATAATTGTACATTTGAATAAAGCTAGTACTGCAGTAGTAAAATGAAGCTGACAACTGTAAGAACCACGTGGGTTCCTTCAGCATATCAGCAATTCACATTCTATCCATATCTTTTTTGAGgttctttgtttgttttttgttgttgtttttttttttttttttttttagatatctatccttttgacatattttagctcacctgcactgaaaactcaagtgagctattctgatcaccggttctccgtcgtctgtccgtctataaacttttcacattttcatcttctccagaaccactggatctATGTCCGTCAAAATTAATTCACATTAtccatgggtgaaggggattcatgtttgttcaaatgaatggccatgatcctttcaaaggggagatagtcacgcaaattcaaaaatagggtgggatcatttaaaaatgttctcaagaaccaatgtgccagaaaagttcaaatctACATGTTGCTTCCTTACATAatggaaattcaagtttgcaCAGATCATGGCCCTTAGTGGtaaggtggggtcacaataagggatcaaagttttacattcgagaatataggaaaatctttaaaaaattcttctcaaaaaccaccgggccagaaaaattcaaatttacatgaaagcttcctgacatacagtaGATCCAAGTTTTTGCAATTCATGGTCCCCCGGGGTAAGTTGTGGCCTCAATGGAGGATCAAAATGTTATATGTTGATATATGgggaaatctttattttttcaatCGCTTGAAATATTTAAGCGAGGGCTAtcacttttaagaaaatataaccTATTAGATATATTCGGAACTATTTTTCGGTgtgtttttcatacatgtatatagattctgTATGGCTAGATCttgtacacaatggtgtttgatcttttgaccttggagtttgacctactttaaataaacctattcaatatctcctatttttaaaactatttaaggtagggcttttaTATTCTTGAGCGATATCTTGTTATTTTTTGAAgtttgacattgtgaccttaacctggaagtttgaaatacttttaagaaaattctTAAGTTcttaatatctcctgaactatctaaaatggagctttcatattttgtgtaaagGTTTCTTATGACAAAGTCTACATATCCTGACATGATCAATGATCGTTTGGCCGTGGTCTGGGAATTCATTTTCAGCTATGTTTTGATcttttggggctaggttgggaccacaatatggggtcaaaaatgttcatgggaataaagattgataaaaagatcttttaaaattcacaacagctgaacaatggcagggcgACGGTGATTAAGGTGAGCGATGttgcccatgggtctcttgtttctCTCTCGTATGGATATACAATATGTTGTAcacaagtatatacatgtaatgctatATGTGTCTTCAAATATATATTGGGAATCAGATAATGAAAAGCGACTTTCAATGCTAAGTttgatttcaataattttaatcatgttTGAATTCTTTACATGACTGAAGTAATTCTTTGCTTAAGATGGGTGCTTTGTTTATATTGCACACAAAACAAACGAAGAACATGAGGGTGATTTGTATTTTTCCCGGGGAGGGTGTGTGCGCGATTTGTTAATCGTCATCTTAAAGTACGAAGACTGATGATTATGACGTGTACAGCAAGTTACAGATTCGTGCGACATCTATCGTTAATTCTCATAATGTCTCCTATTCTTTGCACGTTACATCGCTATATGTAGCGTTAGATCTAATGTTGACTGTTGGTTTTGCATGGGTGGTCGTTCTGCAACGGAGtccattgattttgaaattgagtctattgattgtgttttaagctagttttttttttatgaatttcagtATGTTTTGAAAATCGGTTAATTGTTCGTTTTGTATTAGCATCCTGTTAAATGTTTACTCTTTCTGTCGCCTATAAACCTCCTAGTCACGACACTAACGCTCGAAGTACTAAACCAGTGCCAGTTAGTGTTGTTATCATACAGTGTGAGAGTTCTTTACTTAGGATATTTTATAGACACAATTATGTAATGCtattcaaacaaatttttcattcaaattataCATAGCTGTCTAGAACTGAGCATtgtttttgcatgtaaaatgtcacatatactttgaaattgaaatatggGGCATCAAGATGACAAAATGCAGTAAGACAATTACCAAAAAGTTCACATCATTAAAATTCACAAAGGAAATTATGTCTCCAAgcacaaaacaaaatcaaataaatttcaatgctaaaattaaagaattataacaggaaaaaaaaaccaagtcCATGAAGGATCCTGTCTCCCATTTATCTACAACGCCCAGGCTGACACAGCAGTTAGAACAGAGTTTTCTGATAAATGTTTCTATAACTGATGCAAAATTTGAATAAGTGTTGTCTACGGATAAGGAACTACTGCTTCTACACGGACTCACCATGGGAAGACATAACTTTATCActaaatacaaaaaataataattgataaatcaaagTATACTTGAAGTAAGTAATTGATGATACTTTCGATTTAGTTTGTGAGGTTTTCAATCCTTAATAAATTGACTTCTAAGAATGCTACAAAGATAACGTCACAAATCATTAAAGTTGTTTGAATGAGGGAACAAGCAAATTGTCAaaagaatttcacaaaaaatagactttatatcaaattaatgaaCTCCGAGTGAATTATACTACAATAATTTAATTTAGGTAATTTTACTAACCCTACCATGGGTGTTCTTAAAATCATGTGATTTTCTTTAAACATTGGTCTGGGCTTTATGGGGGATACATTTTCTGATTCTGAAGACGTTCGATAGATAACACttaattgttatttcggattttaaaaaatttcggttgagcatcactgaagagacataatatgtcgaaatgcgcatctggtgcatcaaaattggtaccgtacaagttttacattatgacccctgggtcgaggtctctgctgatggactgttagtccccgagggtctctaaaGCCCAGTAGCTaggtacttcgttactagcttgaaaatacggatgtatatttaattgctattataaaatttagaaattcatttcaaaattatggattatctccctcacgcatagttcttatccttaaacgaatttgactccactttttggcacaatgtttttgcctataatagctctaaaacttaattgttatttcggatttcaaatatttccgttgagcatcactgaagggacataatttgtcgaaatgcgcatctggtgcatcaaaattggtaccttaCAAGTGATAGATACAAATTCTGGACAAAAATTGGGCATTGCTGTTCTTAGTTATTTAATACGTGGTACTACACTTGATTTGAAAGCATATGAACAAATGAGTAACATTACAATTCCGTGTAAGAACGAAAATCTCTTTCAATACCGAAGGGAAATTTCTCTTCgaaaacttttatttaatttttcgcTCTCCCCTTTATTTTAAAGATTCAATGAAAAGAAAGCTCTGTATTTTTGGGGCTTAAATATTACAAAGAAGAAGAAAGTATGTAAGTGACCTCGAGTAAGTACATACTCATTTTCCTTATCAAAACAGAAAGGCATTTTCTGTGGTTAACAATCTGGTTTGTCACATTTAAGATGTtagtttttattgtattttattcaatttttacTTAATTTGATAATTGACGAGTCCTGACATTGACATATAAATAGGCGATTATTCTGTGATAATGTTTCTAATTTTTTATTTGGACGGCAGTAATAGGCAATAACGATCACGAATCCAAGGAACTTATTGCACTTTAATTAACATATGTTAAAAAAGGAAAACCGTAGAGGGAAAAGACAAAATtatagtgtttttttttttaatttgcgtTTTATATAACCTTGTACTTCTAGTTTTTCTTGTTgttctttcttcttctttccGATCATACCAGCAATAGGTATCAATGCAAATATGTGCTCTATCCCAGTGTGGTATCCCACTAACTTGTGTGTTGgcaataaaatcatttatgtTAAAGCATCGTATCATCATGaagtgaaaataattggataGTTATACAGTAGATGAAGATGGATATTTTCtatttggttttatttttattaattttcacaGAAATGTAAAATAACACATGTATTACCAGtactaaatgaaaggtgaaaataacgagcagtgatcaatctcataactcccataagcaatacaaaatagatagttgggcaaacacaggccccttgacacaccagaggtgggatcatgtgtctaggaggagtaagcattccctgtctaTATCTAAGTTTAAGACTATGTCTGTCAAGATATCAGATGTTGAAAACATTGTCCGCCATTTATCCCTTTAACTTTTGAATCTGCTGTTGAATGAAAAATGCTCCAAAGTGTTATATctaatgataaatattgatgATCTCATAACCAAAGCAATCCAAACAATGCAGCACTGAATTATCTGTAAAAGTTTCCGCCAAAGAGTTATTTAAAACGTGTTGTGAAACAAGCATTGATGTTAAAGTTCAGTGGCTACAATACAGAACAGTTTCCTGTGTCTTCCTATGAAATATTACCTTTGATAAATCAATTCAAATCAACGTTGTTCATTCTGTAAAGAAAATATAGAGACATTCATCACATTTTGTTACTACCTGTAACACTATGGAATATTCATGTTTTCATGTTAGAAAAATAATGCCAtaatttttgttaattttatttttggtaaAACGCCTCTCAGTGTTAATcttataattctgtataccaaaaataaattttcatctGTTCAAAATAAAACTCTCCATATTACTGTGCTAATGCATTATCTTGTTCTCAAATACATGGTCGAAAAGTTTGTTTtcttgaatgaaaggtgaagataacgaacagttatcaatctcataactcttataagcaatacaaaattgagggttggacaaacacgagtccctggatatatcagagatgGGAGCAGGTGTCTAAAtggagtaaacaccccctgtcgaccggtcatacccgctgtgagctctatatgttgatcaggtaaatgtagTTATctgtagtcgaaatcagtgaGCTAAGAACGGTCTcgcaattggtatgaaacacatccaGGGGCGTAGCTAGGACTGTTTCAATGTGTAGGCACGTGTGATGAAACTGAAGGTTTCACCGAGGCCCGAAGCGCTGAAGGGGTAGGTACAGGAGGGGGATGACCCCATATCGGTGGTGGTCGCGGGTCACCCCCGatagattaaatattgtttaacgtccctctcaagaatatttcactcatatggagacgtcaccactgttggtgaagggctgcaaaatttaggcctatgctcggcgcttatggagggatctttatcgtgccacacctactgtgacacgggacctcggttttcgcggtctcatccgaaagaccgccccatttagtcgcctcttacgacaagcaaggggtattgaggacctattccaactcggatccccacgggataccccgatacaaattttgaaatattaggaCTCGTTTGCACTACTCTGAGCATCAAAATGATTGCAATaaacattaaagggactggttcacgatttttgaaaaaaaatattttgcattttggatgttaaacattaaacatatattaACTCATTtgatgttgacagccaaaatttttactttctgaatgcaagaataaaagcaacaCTTTAGTCTTAAATAtgtgttgtgtaaacaaagactcgagtatttttatgtaaacaaacaaaccagtgacaTATTAATTT
It encodes:
- the LOC125666842 gene encoding uncharacterized protein LOC125666842, with the protein product MKKFLVFLIIGLILVETFASRSGGNGDDDDKSNKNGDDDKDNGGGSNKGGGSNKRGGSNKGDRRRRSADDDSSSKENGYGGGGR